The following proteins are co-located in the Microcystis wesenbergii NRERC-220 genome:
- a CDS encoding AAA family ATPase, producing MDKLSLTYRGEIQPKSGLYYEPIQQKIYPYDAGDELIEVVNLAIELGMPLLLEGEPGCGKSRLAHALVYEFNYRQESNPIKYYEWIVQSTSKAEDSLYQYDYIGRLQAAQISGILRKKEIEESFSEPKNPATSKQKNPATSKDWVDLQPLGKAFKQSQDKQEQSVVLIDEIDKADRDFPNDLLLAIESRRFFIKETGEPIQANDQAFPLIIITSNQEKNLPNAFLRRCIYHYIELPNQERLRKILTERFTDAEKDVIIKAVDRFQEVRTSQDETKSEGEKKVSTSELIAWFKSLLKYKPEEIIAKLKEDKLPHASVLLKSRTDLQDYGTRG from the coding sequence ATGGATAAACTATCCTTAACTTACAGGGGAGAAATTCAACCTAAATCGGGACTTTATTATGAACCGATTCAACAGAAAATTTATCCCTATGACGCAGGTGATGAGTTAATAGAAGTTGTTAACTTGGCTATTGAATTGGGAATGCCTTTGTTACTAGAAGGTGAGCCGGGATGTGGCAAAAGTCGTCTAGCTCATGCCTTAGTTTATGAATTTAATTATCGTCAGGAAAGTAATCCTATAAAATATTATGAGTGGATAGTTCAATCTACAAGTAAAGCGGAAGATAGTCTCTATCAATATGATTATATTGGCCGTTTACAAGCTGCTCAAATTAGCGGAATTTTAAGAAAAAAAGAAATAGAAGAATCTTTTTCTGAGCCAAAAAATCCAGCTACTTCAAAGCAAAAAAATCCAGCTACTTCAAAAGATTGGGTTGATTTACAACCCTTGGGTAAAGCATTTAAACAAAGTCAAGATAAGCAAGAACAATCGGTAGTATTAATTGATGAAATAGATAAAGCGGATCGAGATTTTCCTAATGATTTACTTTTAGCCATTGAATCTCGTCGTTTTTTCATTAAAGAAACAGGAGAACCAATTCAAGCAAATGATCAAGCTTTTCCTCTGATTATTATTACCAGTAATCAAGAAAAAAACTTACCCAATGCTTTTCTGAGACGTTGCATTTATCACTATATTGAGCTACCCAACCAAGAAAGATTAAGAAAAATATTAACCGAACGGTTTACCGACGCTGAAAAAGACGTTATCATCAAAGCAGTGGACCGTTTTCAGGAAGTGAGAACATCACAAGACGAGACTAAATCTGAAGGAGAAAAAAAAGTTAGCACCAGTGAATTAATAGCCTGGTTTAAATCGTTGCTCAAGTACAAACCTGAAGAAATTATCGCCAAATTAAAAGAGGACAAATTACCCCACGCTAGTGTTTTACTAAAAAGCCGTACTGATTTACAAGATTATGGAACAAGAGGTTAA
- a CDS encoding SUMF1/EgtB/PvdO family nonheme iron enzyme produces the protein MTSPLLDLFYQLRDEEGFLLSIEQYYRVENYLIQKLANDSDIAIQENPNLENPKIKLLCQALWVKSPKEKEKFDQAWTEMLQFQPEINIEIAKKTPIRHPEESISKIINPMDDRESHSLEITPPGDRQIAPETSFPQIATAIEKRKKITSLDNPDYYPIGIAKLQESWQQLRPLPLESPRQTWDIKATVMATAKRGFFDQIIYQKKQLYRREIIIFIDCSDSMIPFAGFGRIMKQTWANVPHFYFDNLIRDEVLRQENGWESQSLTKVLSNYSPEVTSCLILSDAGAARKRYVEERLSATETLIRRFSRRFSRVAWLNPLPYHRWYGTTAWDIADLAEDIPNFSMFELTTEDWENLITWLKEEAIPPRHFPFNPNQFQQGDNWDEDEDFFSAESRLRLFEEENEPNTRELAERAAFPLSLSPNLLYYLRQHQDKNNQAPWYAIADILLSSLVRKIDRELYEMSPDVRKLLLEKLTPEELKSLAYQLQTYIQEQIGDHCSKSVYWQNQQWLALAYLKPSQAVNEIRQVLAEAIKNNNRVRLVRLTALLENISAALADYEPLLLLNKPIAAYSRGDLNHVGNVLQLSPEDEGTRQKRLIDEVAAIVPYDENLFLFTAETVLVNETGQVIKRKPVKAYFYDENLPEVGNQKKAQNYIRMMYIPQGEFWMGTEDEEIERLVKKYGWEGYRSERPQHLVKVPAFYMSQTPITQAQWRAIASRTDLKVKRDLDPDPSRFKDPPKPPLKRGASDSPPFEGGARGGSPTRWDRPVERVNWYDAVEFCARLSKLTVREYRLPSEAEWEYACRAGTKTPFHFGETITADLANYRATETYADEPTGEYRQQTTPVGQFPPNAFGLYDMHGNVWEWCADTWHDNYKDAPRNGSAWTKNGDDNRSQIRGGSWFSIPYYCRSAFRRHNDRRYFVIDGFDLGFRVVCGAGRTL, from the coding sequence ATGACATCCCCCCTACTTGACCTATTTTATCAACTCAGAGACGAAGAAGGATTTCTGCTGTCTATTGAACAATATTATCGGGTGGAAAATTACCTGATTCAAAAACTCGCCAATGATTCTGATATTGCTATTCAAGAAAATCCCAACTTAGAGAATCCTAAAATTAAACTTCTTTGTCAAGCTTTATGGGTTAAATCCCCGAAAGAAAAAGAAAAGTTTGATCAGGCCTGGACAGAGATGCTACAATTCCAACCAGAAATAAATATAGAAATAGCCAAAAAAACACCTATTCGTCATCCAGAAGAATCGATTAGCAAAATCATAAACCCGATGGATGATAGGGAATCTCACTCATTAGAAATTACCCCTCCGGGGGATAGACAAATAGCACCGGAGACTTCATTTCCACAAATTGCCACAGCTATTGAAAAGCGAAAAAAAATCACATCCCTAGATAATCCTGATTATTATCCTATTGGCATCGCTAAGTTACAAGAAAGTTGGCAGCAACTGCGTCCATTACCCCTAGAAAGTCCTCGACAAACTTGGGATATAAAAGCTACGGTGATGGCAACGGCTAAACGAGGTTTTTTTGATCAAATAATTTACCAAAAGAAACAACTTTATCGCCGAGAAATTATAATTTTTATTGATTGTTCTGACTCGATGATTCCCTTTGCAGGATTTGGTAGGATAATGAAGCAAACTTGGGCAAATGTTCCCCATTTTTACTTTGATAATCTGATTAGAGACGAGGTTTTACGACAAGAAAACGGTTGGGAAAGTCAATCTTTAACCAAAGTTCTCTCTAACTATTCTCCGGAAGTAACCAGTTGTCTAATTCTTAGTGATGCGGGTGCCGCTAGAAAACGTTATGTAGAAGAGCGCTTGAGCGCAACAGAAACCCTTATCCGACGATTTAGCCGAAGATTTAGCCGAGTCGCATGGTTAAACCCTTTACCCTATCATCGATGGTATGGGACAACTGCCTGGGATATTGCTGATTTAGCTGAAGATATACCCAATTTTTCCATGTTTGAACTAACCACAGAGGACTGGGAAAACTTGATAACATGGCTAAAAGAAGAAGCTATCCCACCCCGTCATTTTCCATTTAATCCTAATCAATTTCAACAAGGGGATAATTGGGATGAGGATGAAGATTTTTTTAGCGCAGAAAGCCGTTTAAGATTATTTGAAGAAGAAAACGAACCAAACACCAGAGAACTAGCGGAACGAGCGGCATTTCCCCTTAGTTTATCCCCTAATTTACTTTATTATCTGCGTCAACATCAAGATAAAAATAATCAAGCTCCTTGGTATGCGATCGCTGATATTTTACTGTCCAGTTTAGTCCGCAAAATAGATCGAGAACTCTATGAAATGTCTCCCGATGTTCGTAAACTACTATTAGAAAAATTAACCCCAGAGGAACTCAAATCTCTGGCCTATCAGTTACAAACCTATATTCAGGAACAAATCGGTGATCATTGCTCAAAATCGGTTTATTGGCAAAATCAACAATGGTTAGCTCTTGCCTACCTAAAACCTAGTCAAGCGGTCAATGAAATCAGACAGGTACTAGCAGAAGCTATCAAAAATAATAACCGAGTGCGTCTTGTGAGATTGACAGCTTTATTAGAAAATATATCCGCTGCTTTAGCCGATTATGAACCCTTGTTATTGCTTAATAAACCGATTGCCGCCTATTCTAGAGGGGATTTAAACCACGTTGGCAATGTCCTTCAACTTTCCCCAGAAGACGAAGGAACCCGACAAAAACGTTTAATAGACGAAGTAGCCGCTATTGTTCCCTACGATGAAAACCTTTTCCTTTTTACCGCAGAAACGGTACTGGTTAATGAAACAGGCCAAGTTATCAAGAGAAAACCTGTTAAAGCCTATTTTTACGATGAAAACCTTCCAGAAGTTGGCAACCAGAAAAAAGCTCAAAACTATATCCGCATGATGTATATTCCCCAAGGAGAATTCTGGATGGGAACGGAAGATGAGGAAATTGAAAGACTGGTTAAAAAATATGGTTGGGAAGGATATAGAAGTGAAAGACCACAACACCTGGTCAAAGTCCCCGCTTTCTACATGAGTCAAACCCCGATTACCCAAGCTCAGTGGAGAGCGATTGCCTCTCGCACGGATTTAAAAGTAAAACGAGATCTTGACCCTGATCCCTCCCGCTTTAAAGATCCCCCCAAACCCCCCTTAAAAAGGGGGGCTTCCGATTCCCCCCCTTTTGAAGGGGGGGCTAGGGGGGGATCGCCCACGCGCTGGGATAGACCCGTCGAACGAGTCAACTGGTACGATGCCGTCGAATTTTGTGCAAGATTATCGAAACTAACGGTTCGGGAATACCGACTACCGAGTGAGGCAGAATGGGAGTACGCCTGTAGAGCGGGGACAAAAACACCCTTTCATTTTGGGGAAACGATAACGGCAGATTTAGCTAACTATCGAGCTACTGAAACCTATGCCGATGAACCTACAGGAGAATATCGACAACAAACGACTCCCGTGGGACAGTTCCCCCCAAACGCTTTTGGGTTGTACGATATGCACGGCAATGTCTGGGAATGGTGCGCCGATACCTGGCACGATAATTATAAGGATGCACCGAGGAATGGAAGTGCTTGGACAAAAAATGGGGATGATAATCGTTCTCAAATACGGGGCGGTTCTTGGTTCAGCATTCCCTATTACTGCCGTTCCGCTTTCCGCCGCCACAACGACCGCCGCTACTTCGTCATCGACGGCTTCGACCTCGGTTTTCGGGTGGTGTGCGGTGCTGGGAGGACTCTGTAA
- a CDS encoding type II toxin-antitoxin system PemK/MazF family toxin — translation MTIFQGEIYWIDLGEPQGSEPAYLRPCVVVQNDALNQSQIGTVIVCPLTTNLRRAKAIGNVLLNEGEGNLPESSVVNVSQVFTVDKRLLTESIGRLSQEKIKLIIQGIKLVIEPQELE, via the coding sequence ATGACGATTTTTCAAGGTGAGATTTATTGGATTGATTTAGGAGAACCACAAGGTTCTGAACCTGCTTATCTTCGTCCTTGTGTTGTGGTGCAAAATGATGCTCTGAATCAGTCACAAATTGGGACGGTTATTGTGTGTCCATTAACAACCAATTTGAGACGAGCAAAAGCTATTGGTAATGTTTTATTGAATGAGGGTGAAGGGAATTTACCTGAATCCAGTGTTGTTAATGTTTCACAGGTTTTCACGGTTGATAAGCGTCTTTTAACGGAGTCTATCGGAAGACTTTCTCAGGAAAAAATCAAATTAATTATTCAGGGAATTAAGTTGGTTATTGAACCTCAAGAACTCGAATAA
- a CDS encoding DUF5615 family PIN-like protein has product MSIQYLIDENLPPLYREQLLRRHSDLTVWMIGEPGVPSKSTLDPEILIWCEANHFILVTNNRTSMPVHLADHLAQSRHSPGIFVLRPKATIKEIIENLILIALLGDAQDYQDRITHIPL; this is encoded by the coding sequence ATGAGTATTCAGTATCTAATTGATGAAAATTTACCGCCGCTGTATCGGGAGCAATTATTGCGCCGTCACTCTGATTTAACGGTTTGGATGATTGGCGAACCTGGTGTTCCGTCGAAAAGCACCTTAGACCCAGAAATTTTAATTTGGTGCGAAGCAAATCACTTTATTTTAGTCACAAATAATCGGACTTCTATGCCTGTTCATTTAGCTGATCATCTGGCACAAAGTCGTCATAGTCCAGGGATTTTTGTCTTGCGTCCTAAAGCAACAATCAAAGAGATTATTGAGAATTTAATTCTCATTGCTTTATTAGGCGATGCCCAAGATTATCAAGACCGGATTACTCATATTCCTTTATAA
- a CDS encoding DUF433 domain-containing protein has protein sequence MQLEDYFNFLTPNDIRLKNSRIGIETILYEYIYRARTPEEIGQIYPTLTLEQIHATILYYLHEKDRVSQYLAEWLEHCQKGEQEQDLNPPAFVEKMRKFKAEIAAENINEYSVSN, from the coding sequence ATGCAACTCGAAGACTACTTTAATTTTTTGACTCCCAATGACATTCGCTTAAAAAACTCCCGCATTGGCATTGAAACTATCTTATATGAATACATTTACCGCGCCCGTACCCCTGAAGAGATTGGGCAAATTTATCCTACCCTTACCCTAGAACAAATCCATGCCACTATTCTCTATTACCTGCACGAAAAAGACCGAGTTAGTCAATATCTGGCAGAATGGCTAGAACATTGTCAAAAAGGAGAACAAGAACAGGATTTGAACCCTCCCGCTTTTGTGGAGAAAATGCGGAAATTCAAGGCGGAAATAGCAGCAGAAAATATCAATGAGTATTCAGTATCTAATTGA
- the psbA gene encoding photosystem II q(b) protein, translated as MTTTLQQRESASLWEQFCQWITSTNNRLYVGWFGVIMIPTLLTATTCFIIAFIAAPPVDIDGIREPVAGSLLYGNNIISGAVVPSSNAIGLHFYPIWEAASLDEWLYNGGPYQLVIFHFLLGVFCYLGRQWELSFRLGMRPWICVAYSAPVSAATAVFLIYPIGQGSFSDGMPLGISGTFNFMFVFQAEHNILMHPFHMLGVAGVFGGSLFSAMHGSLVTSSLVRETTEIESQNYGYKFGQEEETYNIVAAHGYFGRLIFQYASFNNSRSLHFFLGAWPVIGIWFTAMGVSTMAFNLNGFNFNQSILDSQGRVIGTWADVLNRAGIGMEVMHERNAHNFPLDLASGEQAPVALIAPAING; from the coding sequence ATGACCACCACTCTACAACAGCGCGAGAGCGCTTCCCTGTGGGAGCAGTTCTGTCAGTGGATCACCAGCACCAACAACCGTCTTTATGTCGGCTGGTTCGGTGTGATCATGATCCCCACCCTGCTCACCGCCACCACCTGCTTCATCATCGCCTTTATCGCCGCTCCTCCTGTAGATATCGACGGTATCCGCGAGCCTGTAGCTGGTTCTCTACTCTACGGAAACAACATCATCTCCGGTGCTGTTGTTCCCTCTTCCAACGCGATTGGACTCCACTTCTACCCCATCTGGGAAGCTGCTTCCTTAGATGAGTGGTTATACAACGGTGGTCCCTACCAGTTAGTCATTTTCCACTTCTTACTAGGTGTCTTCTGCTACCTCGGTCGTCAGTGGGAACTGTCTTTCCGTTTAGGAATGCGTCCTTGGATCTGTGTTGCCTACTCCGCACCTGTATCCGCCGCTACTGCTGTATTCTTAATCTATCCCATCGGACAAGGTTCTTTCTCCGACGGTATGCCTTTAGGAATCTCTGGAACCTTCAACTTTATGTTCGTGTTCCAAGCAGAACATAACATTCTGATGCACCCCTTCCATATGTTAGGTGTTGCTGGTGTGTTCGGCGGTTCCTTGTTCTCTGCGATGCACGGTTCTCTAGTAACTTCTTCCTTAGTGCGTGAAACCACTGAAATCGAATCTCAGAACTACGGTTACAAATTCGGTCAAGAAGAAGAAACCTACAATATCGTTGCCGCTCACGGTTACTTCGGACGTTTAATCTTCCAATACGCTTCTTTCAATAATAGCCGTTCTCTGCACTTCTTCTTAGGTGCATGGCCGGTAATCGGTATTTGGTTTACGGCAATGGGTGTTAGCACCATGGCGTTCAACCTCAACGGTTTTAACTTCAACCAGTCGATTCTCGATTCTCAAGGTCGTGTAATCGGTACTTGGGCCGATGTGTTAAACCGCGCTGGTATCGGTATGGAAGTAATGCACGAGCGCAACGCTCACAACTTCCCCTTAGACTTGGCTAGTGGTGAACAGGCTCCTGTGGCTCTGATTGCTCCTGCTATTAATGGTTAA
- the cynS gene encoding cyanase, with translation MIPEITAKLLEAKKEKGLSFADLEAILGRDEVWIAAVFYRQASASLEEATKIVAALGLGTEIVASLTGYPLKGLGPVVPTDPLIYRFYEIMQVYGMPLKSVIHEKFGDGIMSAIDFTLDVDKEEDPKGDRVKITMSGKFLPYKKW, from the coding sequence ATGATACCCGAAATTACTGCAAAACTATTGGAAGCGAAGAAGGAAAAAGGCCTGAGTTTCGCTGACCTAGAAGCGATTCTAGGACGAGATGAGGTGTGGATTGCCGCTGTTTTTTACCGGCAAGCGAGCGCCTCCCTAGAAGAAGCAACGAAAATTGTGGCAGCTTTGGGACTGGGAACCGAAATCGTCGCATCCTTAACCGGGTATCCTCTCAAGGGATTGGGTCCTGTTGTCCCCACCGACCCCCTGATTTATCGTTTCTACGAGATCATGCAGGTGTATGGAATGCCACTAAAATCGGTGATTCATGAAAAATTCGGCGATGGTATTATGAGTGCGATCGATTTTACCCTCGACGTGGATAAGGAGGAAGACCCTAAAGGCGATCGCGTTAAAATTACTATGTCGGGTAAGTTTTTACCCTATAAGAAGTGGTGA
- a CDS encoding sodium:solute symporter family protein, protein MQLIDYVIVLLYLAGTLIIGIIAEKKASQGLESYFLGNRNLPWWMLGVSGMAANTDLAGTMVISALIYAVGPKGLFIEIRGGVVLIMAFLMAFMGKWNRRAQVMTMAEWMQFRFGTGKQGNFARIISAVATLLFSIGAMSYFSVAGGKFLGQFLGMDDRLASVILILLTLIYTVASGFYGGVITDLFQGFLIFVAVIYVSTVAFFTVNLPDSFTVAIPGATEPKTWNLSDWASIFPSLTLDLPGDYAIFNLFGGVIFFYLVKTIIEGCSGSGGYMLQRYLAAKSDRDAGLLSLFWIILLSFRWPLVTAFAVLGIHYGLTKGTITDPERILATVITQYVPVGMKGLLIASFLAAAMSTFNAVINASAAYWVKDIYQAFLKPNAGEQELVFQGRLASVFVVVIGLVLSFNIQNVNDIWGWLTTGLGVGLAVPLLLRWYWWRFNGYGFAVGTLAGMIAAIASQAIILPFFRHSQYQEYILFLVPSLFALAGCIIATLLTPPTDSLVMENFYNVTRPFGFWGEVRQSVKPNLQAKIKAENQRDIIAAFLTVPWQLVLFMMGIVLIIKQWQSFKILALVFLLLSIGLYFTWYRHLSKEITVTKDRDLG, encoded by the coding sequence ATGCAGTTAATTGATTATGTAATTGTGCTGCTTTATCTGGCAGGAACCCTAATAATCGGGATTATCGCCGAGAAAAAAGCTTCTCAAGGTCTAGAATCCTACTTTTTAGGTAATCGCAATTTGCCCTGGTGGATGTTAGGGGTGTCGGGAATGGCAGCTAACACCGATTTAGCGGGAACTATGGTCATTTCTGCCCTAATTTACGCCGTCGGACCCAAAGGACTATTTATCGAAATCCGGGGCGGTGTTGTCCTAATTATGGCCTTTCTCATGGCTTTTATGGGTAAATGGAATCGCCGGGCCCAAGTTATGACCATGGCGGAATGGATGCAATTTCGCTTTGGAACTGGAAAACAGGGGAATTTTGCCCGAATTATTAGCGCCGTCGCCACTCTCTTATTCTCTATCGGTGCGATGAGTTATTTCTCCGTTGCGGGGGGGAAATTTTTAGGGCAGTTTCTGGGTATGGATGATCGTCTTGCTTCGGTGATATTAATTCTTCTAACCTTGATTTATACAGTGGCCAGTGGTTTTTATGGTGGGGTAATTACCGATTTATTTCAAGGATTTCTGATTTTTGTGGCGGTAATTTATGTATCGACAGTGGCCTTTTTTACCGTTAATCTTCCCGATAGTTTCACGGTAGCAATTCCGGGGGCAACGGAGCCAAAAACTTGGAATTTAAGCGACTGGGCTAGTATTTTTCCCTCCTTAACTTTGGATTTACCCGGAGATTATGCCATCTTTAATTTGTTTGGTGGGGTGATTTTCTTTTATTTAGTTAAAACCATCATCGAAGGTTGCAGCGGCAGCGGTGGTTATATGTTACAACGATACCTAGCCGCCAAAAGCGATCGAGATGCCGGTTTATTATCTTTATTCTGGATTATTCTGCTTTCTTTCCGTTGGCCGTTAGTCACAGCTTTTGCGGTTTTAGGTATTCACTACGGTTTAACTAAAGGCACGATTACAGATCCGGAAAGAATTCTGGCCACGGTGATTACTCAATACGTTCCCGTGGGGATGAAGGGGTTATTAATTGCTTCTTTTTTAGCGGCAGCTATGTCCACTTTTAACGCAGTTATTAACGCTAGTGCTGCCTATTGGGTCAAAGATATATATCAAGCTTTTTTGAAACCAAATGCGGGAGAACAGGAGTTAGTTTTTCAAGGTCGTCTGGCCTCGGTTTTTGTGGTAGTAATTGGCTTAGTTTTGAGTTTTAATATCCAAAATGTCAATGATATTTGGGGTTGGTTAACCACGGGATTAGGGGTAGGATTAGCAGTTCCTCTGCTATTACGTTGGTATTGGTGGCGCTTTAATGGTTATGGTTTTGCCGTGGGAACTTTAGCGGGAATGATTGCAGCTATTGCTTCACAAGCGATAATTTTACCTTTCTTTCGTCACAGTCAATATCAGGAATATATTCTCTTTCTTGTGCCGAGTTTGTTCGCTTTAGCTGGCTGTATTATCGCTACTTTGTTGACTCCTCCCACCGATAGTTTAGTTATGGAAAATTTCTATAATGTTACCCGACCTTTTGGCTTTTGGGGAGAAGTACGTCAAAGTGTTAAACCTAACCTACAGGCAAAAATTAAAGCGGAAAATCAACGGGATATCATCGCCGCTTTTCTCACCGTTCCTTGGCAATTAGTCCTCTTTATGATGGGGATTGTTTTAATCATCAAGCAGTGGCAAAGTTTTAAGATTTTGGCTTTGGTTTTTCTTTTGCTTTCCATCGGTCTCTATTTTACTTGGTATCGACATTTATCTAAGGAAATTACCGTCACTAAAGACCGAGATTTAGGTTAG
- a CDS encoding chromophore lyase CpcT/CpeT, whose translation MTPELITFGRYLAGEFENQRQAQAEPVWYVHLRLWLRPLPLFREDSIALFAEQASIINLDQPYRPRLWRLTRSESGGLEVRHYMFNDLKSVQGAGKNPDILRKISLEDLTFLPTCTLAVQVHTLADHQYQFIAQPQPEQHCQFTYEGTTYQVSLGFEVTSHSLKTYDKGLDPGSGKGIWGALLGPYQYEKKRDFSAELEV comes from the coding sequence ATGACCCCTGAATTAATCACTTTCGGTCGGTATCTCGCGGGTGAATTTGAAAATCAACGGCAAGCGCAAGCAGAACCGGTGTGGTACGTTCACCTGCGTTTATGGTTGCGTCCGCTGCCTTTATTTCGGGAAGACAGCATCGCGCTTTTTGCCGAACAAGCCAGTATCATCAATTTAGACCAACCCTACCGACCGCGACTGTGGCGATTAACGCGCTCGGAATCGGGAGGGTTAGAGGTTAGGCATTATATGTTTAATGACCTGAAATCCGTGCAAGGTGCGGGCAAAAATCCCGATATTTTGCGAAAAATTAGCTTAGAAGACCTAACTTTCCTGCCTACTTGCACTTTAGCGGTCCAAGTCCATACCCTCGCTGATCATCAATACCAGTTTATCGCCCAACCGCAACCGGAACAGCACTGTCAATTCACCTATGAGGGTACAACCTATCAGGTGTCTTTGGGTTTCGAGGTGACGAGTCATAGCCTAAAAACCTACGATAAAGGTCTAGATCCCGGCAGTGGTAAGGGAATTTGGGGCGCTCTGCTCGGTCCCTATCAATACGAGAAAAAACGGGATTTTTCGGCAGAATTGGAGGTGTGA
- a CDS encoding cyanophycinase, which translates to MSNNHDRDFHYSCRCGQANFKSVKHRSGILLIGGAEEGKLGEDQATKWLLNRAKGGNYLVLRFGDLGSQADWICDNYPSLIGSAAELSIDSREAANHPDVIEYIRNADILFFAGGDQNQYEDLWESTKVETAINYLINEKKVPVAGTSAGMAILGDFYYAPTHEGVLSSEILNNPFHFNTKDFYRSDFIRVPFLKKVVTDTHLDRLNQDHPETRYGRLFGFLARNVHDNHNQLPAYAIGLEEGAFLAIDEDGIAKVYGNGTDKGQDAYFLQTNRTLPEQMEPDRPLIWNNNGQAVKVYRIAGTPSGSGKFDLKDWSSAAGGRWEYWYTKGGIAGFKRVLVA; encoded by the coding sequence ATGTCTAACAATCATGATCGAGATTTCCATTATTCTTGTCGTTGTGGACAAGCCAATTTTAAGTCTGTAAAACATCGATCGGGTATTTTATTAATCGGGGGAGCGGAAGAAGGTAAGTTAGGAGAAGATCAGGCGACAAAATGGTTATTAAATCGAGCTAAAGGCGGTAATTACTTAGTGTTGCGCTTTGGCGATCTTGGCAGTCAAGCCGATTGGATTTGCGACAATTATCCCTCCCTGATCGGCTCGGCGGCGGAACTATCAATTGATAGTCGTGAAGCGGCGAATCATCCTGATGTTATCGAATATATTCGTAATGCCGATATTCTTTTTTTTGCCGGTGGTGATCAAAATCAGTACGAGGATTTGTGGGAAAGCACAAAGGTGGAAACAGCGATCAATTATCTGATCAATGAGAAAAAAGTTCCCGTGGCGGGAACCAGCGCAGGAATGGCTATTCTGGGTGATTTTTACTATGCGCCCACTCACGAAGGGGTACTGAGTTCGGAAATATTAAATAATCCCTTTCACTTCAACACTAAAGACTTCTATCGGAGTGATTTTATTCGGGTTCCTTTTCTCAAAAAAGTGGTGACAGATACCCATTTGGATCGACTCAATCAAGATCATCCCGAAACAAGATATGGTCGCCTTTTTGGTTTTTTAGCCCGTAATGTACACGATAATCACAATCAACTACCTGCCTACGCTATCGGTTTAGAAGAAGGAGCTTTTCTGGCGATCGATGAGGATGGTATCGCCAAAGTCTATGGCAACGGCACCGATAAGGGACAAGATGCCTATTTTCTGCAAACTAACAGGACTCTACCCGAACAGATGGAGCCGGATCGACCTTTAATCTGGAATAATAACGGTCAAGCGGTGAAAGTCTATCGCATCGCGGGAACTCCCTCCGGCAGCGGTAAATTTGACCTCAAGGATTGGTCTAGTGCTGCTGGCGGTCGCTGGGAATATTGGTACACTAAAGGGGGAATAGCCGGGTTTAAGCGGGTTCTGGTAGCCTGA